The uncultured Trichococcus sp. DNA segment CACTTTACAACAATTTCATTTTATCAGAAAATGCAATCTTTTACTACCTTATTAGGAAAAACAGTCAAAATGAAAGCGCAAAATAACTCATTTTTATTGAAAAAAACTCTGATTTACAGGCTTTTTTTCAAGGCCGCTGCGATGAAGCCGTCAAAGATCGGTTGCGGTCTGTTCGGACGGGAGATGAATTCCGGGTGGAACTGGGCAGCAATATAGAACGGATGGTTCTTCAATTCCACAATTTCCACCAAGCGTTGATCAGGGGATACGCCTGAGAAGACCATGCCTTTTTCAGCCAAGGCTTCCCGGTAGGCATTGTTGAACTCATAACGATGGCGATGACGTTCTTGGACCATATCCGCATTGTGGTAAAGTTCCTTAGCCAACGTGCCTTCCTTCAATTCGCAAGGATACAGGCCTAAACGCAGCGTTCCGCCCATTTCATCGATGTTCTCTTGGTCAGGCATCAGGTCGATGATGTTGTTTTTGCAATTAGGGTTTGTTTCCGCTGAATCCGCGTCTTCCAAGCCGACAACATTACGGGCAAACTCCACGCAAGCCAATTGCATACCCAAACAGATACCGAAGAACGGCACATTGTTTTCGCGTGCGTATTGGATGGCGGCAATCTTGCCTTCGATGCCGCGGTCTCCGAAACCTCCAGGGACCAAGATGCCGTCTGCAGTAGCCAAGTGCTCTTGTGCGTTCGCAGTAGTCACTTCTTCCGCGTTGATCCATTGGATATCAATTTCCGTATTGTGTGCATAACCGGCATGCTTCAATGCTTCAGCTACAGACAGATAAGCATCCTGCAGTTCCACATATTTTCCGACAAGCGCGATTTTAGTCGTTTTTTGAAGGCTTTGGACTTTTTCTACCAACGCTTTCCAATCGGTCATATCAGCTTGCGGCAGATCGGACAGGCCCAGATAATCGCAAACGATCTGGTCCATGTTCTGTTCCTGCAACAACAACGGGATTTGGTACAAAGTTTCCACGTCACGGGATTCGATGACCGCTTCAGGTTTCACATCGCAGAAGGAAGCCAGCTTGTTTTTGATGTGTTGCGGCAACGGCATTTCTGTACGCACAACCAGGATGTTCGGTTGGATACCCAGACTGCGCAGTTCTTTAACGCTGTGTTGCGTCGGCTTTGTCTTCAATTCGCCGGCTGCGCGCAAATAAGGAATCAAGGTCGTGTGGATATACAGCACGTTTTCAGCACCGACTTCCATGCGCATTTGACGCAAAGCTTCCAGGAAAGGCAAGGATTCGATATCCCCAACGGTTCCTCCCACTTCGGTGATGACGATATCCGAATCTGTCGTTTCGCCGGCACGCATGATCTTTTCCTTGATTTCATTCGTGATATGCGGGATGACTTGGACAGTAGCCCCTAAATAGTCCCCTTTGCGTTCCTTACGGATGACTTCGGAATAAACCTTTCCGGTCGTCACATTTGAATATTGATTCAAGTTGATGTCTATGAAACGCTCATAGTGGCCTAAGTCCAAATCGGTTTCGGTGCCGTCATCAGTGACGAACACTTCTCCGTGTTGGTAAGGACTCATCGTTCCTGGATCCACATTGATGTAAGGGTCGAATTTTTGGATCGTGATCTTCAATCCGCGGTTTTTCAGCAAACGTCCCAGTGACGCCGCAACGATACCTTTACCAATTGAAGATACTACCCCGCCTGTTACAAAAATATACTTAGTCATTTTTTCTTCCCCCTGTTTTTAAATGTGAAAAATGATGTCCGAAGGATTCTCCAACGCTGCAATAAAAAAATAAAGCTCCCTGTTCTTTAAAGAACAGGGAGCTGTAAAAATTCAACGTATGCTTTCCAAAAAGAAATGCTTTTTGGGAGCCCAATGAAGATGATACCCCCAATTACATAAGGTGTCAAGAAAGAATTGGATACCGGGGAATGATTATTCTGCTTCGTCCTTTTCTTCCGCAACGAACTCTTCTTCCTCTTCGAACTCTTCTTCCTCATCAAGATCTTCATCTTCGATGATCAAGGTCAAGTCTTCTTCGATGCCGCTCGTGATGTCATCATCGTCATCCGTGATATCAACAGCGTCGACTTCATCGACTTCATCCTCATCCACATCGATCTCTTCATCTTCGTCAGCGACATCGATATCTTCCGGATCGTCATCGTTGTAGTCGATCACATCGTCATCATCTTCCGATGTGGCGAATGCATTCAGCTTCTTGCGTTTCTTGCGGCGGACTTTCACTTCGTCCTCATCGATACTGGAAAGAATCTCTTCATCGATTGAATCAATCGGATACCACGAACGCAATCCCCAACGATTTTCTCCTAAAGAAATAAAGCTGCCATCAATGTTCAAGTCAGTGTAGAAACGTGTCATCTTGCTTTCCAATTCTTCTTCCGACATTTCAAGATAGTCCTGTATCTGAACCAATAATTGGTTAAAGTCCAGTACGTCACCGTTTTCTTCGAAAATTGCGTGTGCAACTTCTATCATTGACAATTCGTTTTTGCTAGTACCATCTAATTGCTTCAATTTCAATGGTGTCACGTCCTTTCAAAAGTTTACTCTTAATCATACAATACTCAGGTGGTAAATTGCAATTCAATTCGATAATCTCCCAATTTTTGTTCATTCAATTGGAGTTCATAATGCAAAGTCACTTTTCCGGCAAACGGCTTTTCCTTGAACTCCAGCAACATTTCATGGGTAATCGTTTCGATTTCCATCAATCCGGCCGGCGTCGGGACCATAGCCATGCCTTTTCCTTCTGCATCGAAGGTCATACGGCTCGTCTGTTCCATTCTGCGGATGATCGTCATTTTCCCTTCACGGGACAGTTTGAACGTGACCGGGACAGCCGTTTCAGCTTCGATATACCGCAGATAAAGCCAATTGCCCATTTCCACAATTTGGCCCATTCCTTCATATAGGAAGCTTTCCTGCTCCCCTTCTTGCTTCACCAGCGTTTCCAATTGGAACTCGATGGGCATTCCTTCTTTTAAAGACAAGCTTTTCCACCTCATTGACCATCGTGCGGAAGCCTCGCGGCCACACGTGTTTTTCAAATACAGTATAGCGGTAAAAATAAGCGCTGGTCAATCATTTGCGGGCGGATTTTCCAAAATGCGAAGAAATCCTGCCTTTTCTCTGCAATTCGCTCTCAAATCTTTCCTGAACTTTGCTATAATGGGAGCAGAAACAGCCACAAAGATAGGAAACGAACATGAAAAACCATTTAAAAAACAACATTTACCATATCTACGATACTTCAAATGGAGCATTCGGCATTGACCCCCTCTCGCACTTCGCGCTGGGCGATGCTCTGATCAGATTGGTCGGGAACGCTGAAGCTCCGGCAGCCTTGCATTTTTGGCCCATGGAAAAACTGGTCATACTGGGCATGATGGACACGCGCCTGCCCCATCTGGAGGACGGCCTGCGTTACTTGAGGAGCATCCCGACTGATATCGTCGTCCGCAACGCCGGCGGATTGGCTGTTGTAGCCGATGAGGGGATCCTGAACTTCTCCTTGGTGCTTCCTGAAACCGAAAATGCCAAACTCAGCATCCATGACGGTTATGTCCTTATGAAAGAACTGGTTGAACAGACTTTTTCCGATTCCGAACAGGTGATTGAAGCCTTCGAAATCAGCGACTCCTATTGTCCGGGCGACTTCGACCTGAGCATCAACGGCAAAAAATTCGCCGGCATCGCGCAGCGCCGTTTCAAAAACGGCGTCGCCATCATGATCTATATGAGCGTGACCGGCAATCAGCAGCAGCGCGGAGAAATGATCCGCCGCTTCTACGAAGAGGGACTGCAAGGCGAAGAGACCCGCTGGCATTTCCCGGCCGTCGATCCCGCTTCCATGGCGAACTTGGCTGAATTGCTGGGCAAACCGTTGACGGTAGCCGATGTAAAACAACGGATACTGTCCGTTTTCACAAACAACGGCAATACGCTCCTGCCCGGAGAATATAATGAGCGTTTGATGGCGGAGTATGAAACTGCTTATGCGAAAATGAAGAAACGCAATGAACAAGTCAACCAGGAACAGCAGCCACAAGCGGACTGATAGAAAGAGGCGATGCGATTTGAGTACACACTATACCGCGGAATTATTGCCGAAAGAAAAAGTATTTCGCGACCCTGTCCATGATTACATCCATATCCAATATCGGATCATCATGGACCTGATCAATGCACCCGAATTCCAGCGTTTGCGCCGGATCAAGCAATTAGGGACTTCTTCCTATACTTTCCACGGCGCCGAACACTCCCGCTTCAATCATTCTTTGGGAGTCTACGAAATCGCCCGCCGGATCTGCGATAAATTTGTCCGGAATTACCCCAGCAAAGAGCCCGGGGACGGCCTTTGGGACGACCGGGAGCGGCTCGTGACGCTTTGCGCCGCTTTGTTGCACGACATCGGCCATGGTCCGTTCTCGCATACTTTCGAAAAGATATTCGATACGGATCATGAAGCCATCACAATCGAGATCATCACCTCCCCTGACACCGAAATCAATCGGATTCTGCAGCGGGTCGGTCCTGATTTCCCGAATCAAGTTGCCGCCGTCATCGCCAAGACCTACGATAACCCGCAAGTGGTGCAACTGATTTCCAGCCAAATCGATGCGGACCGGATGGATTACCTGCTGCGCGACGCCTATTATTCCGGCGTCACTTACGGCAATTTCGACCTGACGAGGATCCTGCGTGTCATCAGGCCTTACGAAAACGGGATCGCCTTTGACATTTCCGGCATGCATGCGGTGGAGGATTATATCGTCAGCCGCTATCAGATGTATATGCAGATCTACTTCCATCCAGTTTCCCGCGGCATGGAGGTCGTTCTCAGCCATCTGTTGAAACGGGCGAAGGATGTCTATTTGGATGAACAAGCCGAATTCCGCCATACCGCCACATTCCTGACGCCGTTCTTCAAACAGACTTGGACGCTGAAAGATTACTTGCGTTTGGATGACGGGGTCCTGACAACCTACTTTAACCATTGGCTCGACGAAAAGGATCCGATTCTGAACGATCTGGCCTATCGTTTCGTCAACCGGCATCCTTTCAAATCGGTCCGCTACACAAAAGGACGCGATGATGCTACACTGGAACGCATGAGTGCACTCATTGAGCGCATGGGCTTCAACCGGGGCTACTATACTGCGGTAAACAATAGTTATGACCTGCCGTATGACCTGTACCGGCCGAACCAGGCCACCACCCGGACCCAGATTGAGCTTGTCCAGAAAAACGGCAGTTTCCTGGAGCTTTCGCAAGCAAGTTCGATCGTATCGGCTTTGACGGGCAAAGTCCGCGGGGATGAGCGTTTCTACTTCCCACGCGAAATTACCCACGGCGACGAGGAAGCGGGCATCAACCTGTTCGAGTCCTTATCGCAGGAGTTTTCAACTTTTTTCGAGAATGATGAAATTTTACCACCCCAACAAACAGGAGGCACACTATGAGCATCAAATTAATCGCCATCGACATCGACGGCACATTGGTAGACCCGGAGTTCAAGATCACCCCGGAAGTAAAAGCAGCCATCACGGAAGCACGTGAACAAGGCGTCAAAATCGTACTCTGCACCGGCAGACCGTTCCCGGGCGTCAAGCGTTACATCAAAGAATTGGAATTGGATCAGGATGAAGATTACGTCATCACCTACAACGGCTCTTTGGTTCTGTCCACCGCTACAAATGAAGTACTCGTGTCGCATACGTTGGATTACAGCGACTTCGTCAGAATCAACGAATTGGCCGATAAATTCAATGTGCACACGCACGGAATCGACAGCGAAGCCATCTATACCGCAAACAAAGACATCAGCATCTTCACGACACGCGAGTCTTTCATCACGACGATGCCGATCCGCTATCGTTCGCTGGCTGAATTGCCGGAAGATAAATTGTTCACGAAAATCATGTTCATCGATCAGCCCGAGCTGTTGGAAAGATTGATTCCAGCAATTCCAGCGCAGTTCCACGAGGACTATGTGATTGTCCGCAGCGAACCGCATTTCCTGGAAGTGCTGAACAAAGATGCCGGTAAAGCCAGTGCTTTGGTCGAATTGGCTGCGTTGTTGAATATTGATGCCGAAAATATCATGGCCATCGGCGACAACGAGAACGACCTGAGCATGATCGAATACGCAGGCGTCGGTGTTGCGATGGGCAATGCCGTCGACAAAGTGAAGGAAGCTGCGGATTTCGTCACCAAATCGAACGCTGAAAGCGGCGTGGCGCACGCAATCCGGACTTACTTGAATAAATAATCCTAAAAAAGGTATGCATGGGGCTGTCTGGAACTGAATTCAGGCTAAAATAACCCGTCAAAACCAGTTTGGCGGGGAAAAACAGTTCAAATCGCAGTCAGAAAACCCGCCGAAACCACCTTGGCGGGGAAAATCATCCGCGGGCAACGCGAGATTCCCCGCCAAATCTATTTTGGCGGGGAATTCCGCCGTGAATTCGAGCCTCAGACCAGTCAACAATACCATCCAACCAAAAATGGGGCTGTCTCATCGAGACAGCCCCATTTTAATCACGCGTGAAGCAGGTGCATGATATGGACAATCATTCTGCGGGGTTCGGCAAGACCCTCCTAAGGATACGAAAAAACAAACGCTATTCCCAACAGTACATGGCAGAAAACAAAATCCACCAATCGACCTATTCCAAGATGGAACGGGATCTGATTGAACCGACGTTAGGAAACTATCGTCATCTTTTGAGCAGGCTGGACATGTCCGATGAAGAGTTCCATTACATCATGAACGAATACAATCATTCCGAAAAGGAACAGTTGGTGACGGCTTTCATGAACTTGTCCTTCAACGATGTCTCTTTATTGAAGGAAATCCGGGAGAAAGCTCTGAACTATTTGGGGGTCCATACCGATTACATCATCTCGGACATCGTCCATCTGACGGATGCGTTGATCATTCTAGCCAAGACCGGAGATATTCTGGGAGCCCGCAAAGAAGCGCTGCCGGTTTGGGCAAGGCTCGAGAAGCTTGACGGCTGGTATTTGGTGGAATTGAGGATGATCAACGCGATGCTGTTTCTGTTCCCCATCGACGAAGCCATCCTGATTTCCGGGACCGCATTCGCTCAGATACAAAAATATGCCGGTCATCCTTCGGCAACCAAAATCGCCGTCTCCTTGCGCTACAACCTGTGCTTATTGCTTTTGAAGAACAGACGCTATGAAGAGACGATTGCCTGTATTGATGAACTTATCCCGGCTGCAAAGGAAGCGGGCTCCTACCGGCATTTGTCTGTCTGCTACCTCAGAAAAGGCCTTGCCTTAGCGAAGACGGGCAATCAAGCGGAAGGCCATCTGCTGATCGACCAGGCCTTCCGCTTGATTGAAGCGGCGGACGATCAGGCCTTCAAAGCCAATCTCGAAAATGAATACAATCTTTTGAAAGAGGCGGCCTCTAGATGAGGTCGTCTTTTCGCATACATTTTGTTGCTGTACGTCGTGTACGGGAGGCAAGAGCAGGGTTTTCGAACAGGTTTCTGAACAGGTTTCCGGTTCACAAAGAAAAAACCATGGATAACCGAAATATATCCATCGTTTCGTGCCCGCCCGCGGGCATAACTTTATTTGCGCGATGGTTTTTAAGCGTATAGGAATATTTTGTTGAAGGACGAACCATCTGTATTAAAATGAAAGCAACTATGGGAAGACTGTCCTGACAATTCCCACAATGACGATTTATTCAAGGAAGGGGGAAAGTCCATGAATCCAAAAAGATGCAACCTGTGCGCTTATATACTGGGCTGTGCTTGCCTGATCGGAATGGTCCGGTATCCTGAAGTGCCAGAATCCTGGTGGCTCACAATCGGCATATGCAGCGGCCTCTTGTTCATTTCCAGCAACTGCATGGAATCCTCGCAACACTGGACCTTCCTTGGCATCGATGCCCTGAACCTGATTGTGCTCGCCTTGCTTATCCAAGTCCTTCCGCCAAGTTTGGGGATGGCACTGAATATCGTGGTCCTCCTGGCAATCTTCCTGCTTCTCTATATCAAAAGTACCTTTCACGAAAAATAGCTGTTTTGTAGTCATTGCATCCGGTCGCAAGCTTGCCTGTACTGTGAAAGGAGGCCCCACCCATGAATTGGATCCGTCTGATCATCGGCGATATCTGGTTTCTGTAGCAAATCAATCACAATTAAAAAAATAAGCCAAGGCCGGACTTTTCATCCCGGCCTTGGCTTATTTTATGGCATCCTTAAGCTTTTTCGCCTATGAATTCGCCGTTTTTGGTCAAATGTTGTTTCGAGATCTCATTCAGGATCACGTGTACGCTCTCCGGCGATACATTAGCGTTTTTTACGACAGCATCTACGACATCACGCATCAATCCTTGTTTCTGCTCGTCGCTTCTGCCTTCCAGCAATTCGATGTGAACATATGGCATCTTCATTTCCCTCTTTTCCCATTATGGATTCAACTCAGTTATATTTTAGCAATTATCTTTATCGATTGCACCTCTATTTGGAGGCGATGTAGGTCTTCAGGCGCTCAGCCGCCTCAGCGACCATGTCCGTGCTCAGCGCGTAGCTCATGCGGACATAGCCCTCTCCGCCGGGTCCGAAGATCGATCCCGGCAGCATGCCCACTTTGGCGTTCATGCCGATTTCGCGGCAGAAGGCCTTGTCGTCCGTACCGAACTTCGCCGGAATCTTCGCAAAAGCGTAGAAGGCCCCTTTCAGTGCGGGAACCTCAAACCCGGCTTCCTGCAAAGCGGGAACGAGGATGTTTCTTCTTTTCTCATATTCGGAACGCATCTTTTCGACATCCGGCGCACTATTGCGGAACGCCTCTTCAGCAGCACGGTTGGAAACCGTTACGCCGGTCGTCACCAATTGCTGATGGGCCAAGAACAAGGTCTTCATCCATTTCGCATCCGCTGCGAGCACACCCACACGCCAGCCCGTCATCGCAAAAGCTTTCGAAGCCCCTTGGAACAAAATCGTACGGTCGCGCAGCAGGGTCGCGATCGACGTATGCTTTTCCCCATAGGTGATTTCGCTGTAGATTTCGTCGCTCAGCACAAAGATGTCGTACTGCTTGATTGCATCGGCCAAAGCCGTCAGTTCTTCCTTTGTATAGGTAGCGCCGGTCGGATTGCTCGGATAGTTCAAAAAGAGCGCTTTGACATTTTTGTTTTCGGCCATCGTCTTGTGCAGCAGCTCCGGTGTCATCAAAAACCCGGTGTCGGAAGTATCGACGAGGATGCATTCGCCGCGGTTCAGTTCCACCGCATAACTGTATAATGGAAAGAATGGCGACGGGATGATGACCTGATCGCCCGGGTTCAACAAGCCGAAAGCCGCTGCGAACAGCCCTTCAGTGGCACCCACCGTCATCACTATCTCCGTTTCGGGATCGTAGTGCAGATCATATTGCTTTTCCAGGAATTCGCTGACTGCTTTCCGGACGCCGATTTCACCGGAAGTGTGGGCATAATGGGACGCATTGTCTTCGATCGCCTTAATGGCGGCTTGCTTGACGTTTTCGGGCATATCAAAATCCGGTTCCCCGATCGTCATCGGAATGCAGTCTTCCACGCTGCGGAATAATTCATCAAATTCGCGGATCTGCGAAGGTTTGATGCGGGAAAATAGTTCATTCGTTGTCAAAGCCATGTATTACATCCTCCATCCAAGTTTGCATCACCGCCGGAATCCCCTCGGCATATGCTTTTTTATAGGAATATATCCTTTTTCTCACATAATTTTAATATTAATCAGAATACGACTATTCCGTACATAAGTCAAGCGTACCATGGTATCGACCAATTCAAGAGAGCGTTTTCCCTTCCGCGAAATGAGAAAATCTGAAATTTTTGCGATTCTTTTTAATCTTATCTGTTGACAAAGAAAGCGGGATTGGGTATATTAATCACATCAAAAACACAGCGAAGAGAAGAGTAAATCATTCCACTCCTTCATTAGAGAGCTTGGTCAGGTGAAAGCAAGCAAGGAAGTGTTGGTTGAAGATGGTCTCAGAGTGGCTTGTCCGAAGAGTAACTTCTTAAGACAGGACGGGAACGCCCGTTACAGTGTCACAGTCTGACTTGCAGCAATTTGCAGGCGCACTGGCTAAGGCGGATGCAGCGATGCTTTCGTGAACTAAGGTGGTAACACGAGATTGAACTTTGACCTCTCGTCCTTATCTTGCGCATAGAGTATGCAGCAGATGAGGCGAGAGTTTTTTGATTTTATGATAAAATGTAAACGCAAGGAAGAGGAAAGTAAACACTGCAACGTATTACAGCGAGCCTGGTTGGATGAGAACAGGTATACGGAACGGTTTTGAAGATGGCCTCGGAGCGGGAGGGATGAGCTGCGCAAGCGGTAAGTCCTTCAAGGGAGCACCCTTTATCGTGCGCGAGTGAAGCAAGTCTTCACTCATGGAGGAATCCTGCCGCGAGGGGGATTCGAACAAAGGTGGTAACACGAAGCGTCCGCATTCGTCCTTAACGTCATATTTTTTTGATGTAGGATGGATGCTTTTTTTTATTAGAGGAGGAAAGATACATGATCAGTCTACAGGAT contains these protein-coding regions:
- a CDS encoding DUF1934 domain-containing protein; this encodes MSLKEGMPIEFQLETLVKQEGEQESFLYEGMGQIVEMGNWLYLRYIEAETAVPVTFKLSREGKMTIIRRMEQTSRMTFDAEGKGMAMVPTPAGLMEIETITHEMLLEFKEKPFAGKVTLHYELQLNEQKLGDYRIELQFTT
- a CDS encoding CTP synthase, which gives rise to MTKYIFVTGGVVSSIGKGIVAASLGRLLKNRGLKITIQKFDPYINVDPGTMSPYQHGEVFVTDDGTETDLDLGHYERFIDINLNQYSNVTTGKVYSEVIRKERKGDYLGATVQVIPHITNEIKEKIMRAGETTDSDIVITEVGGTVGDIESLPFLEALRQMRMEVGAENVLYIHTTLIPYLRAAGELKTKPTQHSVKELRSLGIQPNILVVRTEMPLPQHIKNKLASFCDVKPEAVIESRDVETLYQIPLLLQEQNMDQIVCDYLGLSDLPQADMTDWKALVEKVQSLQKTTKIALVGKYVELQDAYLSVAEALKHAGYAHNTEIDIQWINAEEVTTANAQEHLATADGILVPGGFGDRGIEGKIAAIQYARENNVPFFGICLGMQLACVEFARNVVGLEDADSAETNPNCKNNIIDLMPDQENIDEMGGTLRLGLYPCELKEGTLAKELYHNADMVQERHRHRYEFNNAYREALAEKGMVFSGVSPDQRLVEIVELKNHPFYIAAQFHPEFISRPNRPQPIFDGFIAAALKKSL
- the rpoE gene encoding DNA-directed RNA polymerase subunit delta translates to MKLKQLDGTSKNELSMIEVAHAIFEENGDVLDFNQLLVQIQDYLEMSEEELESKMTRFYTDLNIDGSFISLGENRWGLRSWYPIDSIDEEILSSIDEDEVKVRRKKRKKLNAFATSEDDDDVIDYNDDDPEDIDVADEDEEIDVDEDEVDEVDAVDITDDDDDITSGIEEDLTLIIEDEDLDEEEEFEEEEEFVAEEKDEAE
- a CDS encoding helix-turn-helix transcriptional regulator translates to MDNHSAGFGKTLLRIRKNKRYSQQYMAENKIHQSTYSKMERDLIEPTLGNYRHLLSRLDMSDEEFHYIMNEYNHSEKEQLVTAFMNLSFNDVSLLKEIREKALNYLGVHTDYIISDIVHLTDALIILAKTGDILGARKEALPVWARLEKLDGWYLVELRMINAMLFLFPIDEAILISGTAFAQIQKYAGHPSATKIAVSLRYNLCLLLLKNRRYEETIACIDELIPAAKEAGSYRHLSVCYLRKGLALAKTGNQAEGHLLIDQAFRLIEAADDQAFKANLENEYNLLKEAASR
- the yidA gene encoding sugar-phosphatase, whose protein sequence is MSIKLIAIDIDGTLVDPEFKITPEVKAAITEAREQGVKIVLCTGRPFPGVKRYIKELELDQDEDYVITYNGSLVLSTATNEVLVSHTLDYSDFVRINELADKFNVHTHGIDSEAIYTANKDISIFTTRESFITTMPIRYRSLAELPEDKLFTKIMFIDQPELLERLIPAIPAQFHEDYVIVRSEPHFLEVLNKDAGKASALVELAALLNIDAENIMAIGDNENDLSMIEYAGVGVAMGNAVDKVKEAADFVTKSNAESGVAHAIRTYLNK
- a CDS encoding aminotransferase class I/II-fold pyridoxal phosphate-dependent enzyme, with translation MALTTNELFSRIKPSQIREFDELFRSVEDCIPMTIGEPDFDMPENVKQAAIKAIEDNASHYAHTSGEIGVRKAVSEFLEKQYDLHYDPETEIVMTVGATEGLFAAAFGLLNPGDQVIIPSPFFPLYSYAVELNRGECILVDTSDTGFLMTPELLHKTMAENKNVKALFLNYPSNPTGATYTKEELTALADAIKQYDIFVLSDEIYSEITYGEKHTSIATLLRDRTILFQGASKAFAMTGWRVGVLAADAKWMKTLFLAHQQLVTTGVTVSNRAAEEAFRNSAPDVEKMRSEYEKRRNILVPALQEAGFEVPALKGAFYAFAKIPAKFGTDDKAFCREIGMNAKVGMLPGSIFGPGGEGYVRMSYALSTDMVAEAAERLKTYIASK
- a CDS encoding lipoate--protein ligase family protein; the protein is MKNHLKNNIYHIYDTSNGAFGIDPLSHFALGDALIRLVGNAEAPAALHFWPMEKLVILGMMDTRLPHLEDGLRYLRSIPTDIVVRNAGGLAVVADEGILNFSLVLPETENAKLSIHDGYVLMKELVEQTFSDSEQVIEAFEISDSYCPGDFDLSINGKKFAGIAQRRFKNGVAIMIYMSVTGNQQQRGEMIRRFYEEGLQGEETRWHFPAVDPASMANLAELLGKPLTVADVKQRILSVFTNNGNTLLPGEYNERLMAEYETAYAKMKKRNEQVNQEQQPQAD
- a CDS encoding 2-hydroxymuconate tautomerase; translated protein: MKMPYVHIELLEGRSDEQKQGLMRDVVDAVVKNANVSPESVHVILNEISKQHLTKNGEFIGEKA
- a CDS encoding HD domain-containing protein, which produces MSTHYTAELLPKEKVFRDPVHDYIHIQYRIIMDLINAPEFQRLRRIKQLGTSSYTFHGAEHSRFNHSLGVYEIARRICDKFVRNYPSKEPGDGLWDDRERLVTLCAALLHDIGHGPFSHTFEKIFDTDHEAITIEIITSPDTEINRILQRVGPDFPNQVAAVIAKTYDNPQVVQLISSQIDADRMDYLLRDAYYSGVTYGNFDLTRILRVIRPYENGIAFDISGMHAVEDYIVSRYQMYMQIYFHPVSRGMEVVLSHLLKRAKDVYLDEQAEFRHTATFLTPFFKQTWTLKDYLRLDDGVLTTYFNHWLDEKDPILNDLAYRFVNRHPFKSVRYTKGRDDATLERMSALIERMGFNRGYYTAVNNSYDLPYDLYRPNQATTRTQIELVQKNGSFLELSQASSIVSALTGKVRGDERFYFPREITHGDEEAGINLFESLSQEFSTFFENDEILPPQQTGGTL